The Aeoliella mucimassa genome includes the window GGCAAGCCCACCCACGGCAGCGAATGCTAGCACTGCTTCGCGGGCGGGGCGTACTTCGTGCACCCGGATCACTTGCACCCCTTGGCGTGCCAGCGCCAGGGCGACGCCGACCGTGGCGGCCGAGCGATCGGCCTGGGAGTCGCCGACGATCTTCGCCAAAAATCCCTTTCGGGAATGTCCCACCAGCAGCGGGCATCCCAGCGAATGAAAGTCGCCACAGTGCGCGGCAAGCGTCAGGTTATGTTCGTGGGTCTTTCCAAATCCAATGCCCGGGTCGAGGCAAATGCGTTCCAGGTCGACGCCGGCCGACAACAACACATGGCGGCGTGTCGCCAGGTAGTTGCGAATTTCGCCGATCAGGTCGTCGTACTGTGGATTGTCCTGCATGGTCTGCGGCGTGCCCTGCATGTGCATGGCGCAAACGCCGGCCTCGGTTTCGACCACCACGTTGATCATCTCCGGATCGCCTTCGAGGCCGGTAATATCGTTGATGATCTCGGCTCCGGCAGCCATCGCCGCGCGGGCGACTTTCGACTTGCTGGTATCGACCGAAATCGGCACGTCGGTTTGTGAAATGAGCTTCTCGACGACCGGCACCACACGATCAAGCTCTTCTTGCTCGCCAACCACTTCGGAATAGGGTCGGGTGCTCTCGCCGCCGATGTCGAGAATGTCGGCCCCTTCGTCTGCTAGCTGCAAGGCATGCTCCACCGCCTCATCCGTGGTCGCGTAGCGACCGCCATCCGAGAAGCTATCGGGCGTCACATTGACGATGCCCATCCACATCGGTAACGACTTGAATTCAAGCGTACGGGTTCGCAACCGCCAGCTAGTAGCTCGCGGTTCGATGGGATGCACAGGAAACGAGGCAGGTTCGAAGGGATTGGTCATCCCACTAGCGTAATCGGAGACGCTGGCGAGGCCAACAGTCAGGCCCGATCAGGCTGCAGCCTCCGCCGCGGTGCACTAGAAACGACCAGCCACCCCACGGCGAACAGCGAAAAAATAGCCACTTTTGCCGCAACTGGCTCAGGCACCGCTACTGGGCTGTCGGCTGGTTGGACCGCTCCGAATTGCTGTTTCCACAATTCGTAGTCCGCGCTCGACACTTGGCCGTCGCCATTTCCATCGCCAGGCACGAACGGGGCCAAGCCGGATGCGCCGAGATTGTCGCGCCACACGGTATAGTCGGCCAGGTTCACGGTGCCATCGTGGTTGTAGTCGCCTGGCAGCGGTGTGTCGGTGACCACGCGGAAGATCTCTCCCGTCCCCAACGTTTGGTTGAAAAGGGACGACGCAATATCGACTAGATAGAGATTGCCCATGGCATCTTCTCCGAACGAGACGAGACCGTTGACCGAACCAACATCGGGCGTGAGTTGGTCGAGAATGTTCTCAACGGTTCCTGTCGGATCGCTGGGATCAAACATCCAGACATTGTCTGACACGGAGTCGCCGAACAGGTACTTGCCCTGAACGCTCGTGTCGGCACCGCGATAGACATAGCCACCGACTAGGGAGTTACCTTCGAACTCTCCTGATCCGTGCGCGTATTCGTAGACCGGGTCGACGTTTCCAGGGGGACGATTTCCGCCGACCCCTCCGCTGGGAGTCGCGCTGGTTCCTTCGCGAAGTCGCCAGCCATAGTTCTCCCCGCCGGTGCTGTCGGCAGATTGAAAATCAACCTCCTCGCGAAAACTCTGACCAACATCTCCGATCCAAAGATCCCCCGTCTGGCGATCGAAACTCGACCGCCAAGGATTGCGAACACCATAGGCCCAGATTTCGTCGTCGCCGGTTATATCGACAAAAGGATTGTCATCAGGAATGCCGTAGTTGCCCGCGTTGGTGCCATCCACGTCGATTCGCAGCACCTTGCCGAGCAGGTTGTCGGTGATGTCCTGGGCGTTGCCGGTGCCGGAGGTATGACCGCTGCCGGTGTCGTTGCTGCCTCCGCCATCGCCCGACATGACGTATAAGTATCCGTCCTCTGGACTGAAACCTATCCATCCTCCGTTATGATTCGTCGCTGGCTGCTGCCATTCGATTACCGTGGTGTAGTCGGTACTCGCGACATCCGGATTTTCGGACGACACGGTGTACTCACGAACGAGTGAGTTGAAATTGGTGCCGGAGTTACTGCTACTTCCTGTCAGATAAACATAGAACTTGCCATTGCTGTCGTAATCGGGGTGGAACGCCATGCCGAGCAGCCCTCCTTCGCCGGAACCGTTGATGCCGGTCACGGTGGCAAACTCGGTCGTGTTGATCGAGTGATCATCGAGATTAAGAATCTTGATATCTCCTCCGCGCTCGACCACAAACAGCCGCTCCGGGTCATTCGGTGCATGCGTCACATAGATCGGGCGATCCAGCCCGGTTGCCATGCGCTCGAGCCCTTGAATCTCCGCCTGTCCACTGGACGCAAGCACTAAACTGGCGACGAGGGCCACTATCGGGACGAATCGCAGAGGAGAAGACATAAAACACCTGTGCTTTGCGAAGAAGAGCGACCATTCACTCGGAGCCTGGTTCCTGGGACTTCCGGGTCCGTCACAGCACTATACGGGGCGAGCCATCGAAGGCAACCAATCCACTGTCTCACGATTTATGTTTGGCGAGTCGCTCAACCTCGCTTATATTGGTCGCAGCTTGACTTCCCCCTTCGCGACTTTCAGGCAGCAAATACCGAAGAGCACGTAGCCATATGCCTACGCGACGAACTTTCATGCAATCACTGGTCAGCGGGTCGGCGGCCGTTGCCATGGGTTCCTTTGGCCCTCGAAGCCAGGCAGATGATATGCTAACACTGACCACCGGAATCGCTCCCCCTGTTCAAGGCGAAGACCTGTTCGCGTACATGCAACGCACCGAAGGGGAGTTCGATCAGCAGCTCTACGCCAAACTGCTCGGCGCGGCAAACGACTACAAGGAGGGCGACGAGATTGTCGGCGTCGCAGCGGCCGACGAGGCCTCGCGCTCCCACGCCCGGCAGTTGCTCGCTCGCACGAAGCTCGCCGACCTCGACTCACACGCGATCCATCACGACGACCTCTCCGACTACATTGCTAGCGTCGTAGATTCTGCGAATCGCCCGACCAGTCAAACACTCACGGTGGGCCAGCTGAAGAGCTTCTTGCTATCAGCCGACGAGCAAGCCATCAAGCAAGCGAGCAAGGGGCTATCGAGTGTAGCGATTGCAGCGGTGGTGAAGCTCATGTCGAACGACGAGCTGATTCAGGTCGGCCGCAAGGTGTTCAACCCGCTACCTGGCAGCAACATCGGCGCCCGCGGGTACCTGAGCGCCCGGGTGCAGCCGAATTCGCCGACGGATCATATCGACGATATTGCCTGGCAAGTGTTCGACGCCTGGTCGTACGGGGTAGGCGACCTGCTGCTGGGAACGAATCCAGTCTCCAGCGAGGCGAAGTCGGTCGCTGCGGTCGAACTCACGCTGCAGGACCTGCTCAAGACATTTGGCATCGACTCGCTGATGCCGCACTGTGTGCTCTCCCACATCGATGTTCAAGCCGAAGTCGAGCAACACTGGCCCGGCTCCACGGAACTGTGGTTCCAGAGTATTGCGGGGAGCGATGCCGCGAACGCGACGTTCGATATTAGCATCGAGAAGATGCGGCAGCACGCTCGGTCGCGGACCGGGCGGTTTGGCATGTACTTCGAAACAGGGCAGGGGGCCGACTTCACCAACGGCCATAGCCATGGCTTCGACATGGTGATCCACGAATCACGCAAGTATGGCTTCGCCCGAGCCCTGAGTCACGATGTCGCTACGGCCCGCGCCAAAGCCGGCGTGCCCGACACTGCGTGGGTGCACCTGAACGACGTGGCCGGGTTCATCGGACCTGAGGTGTTTCGCTCCCGCGAGCAGCTAGTCCGCTGCTGCCTGGAAGACATCGTCATGGGCAAGCTGCATGGTTTGTGCATCGGGCTCGATGTTTGCTCCACCCTGCACATGGACGTGTCGCTCGACGATCTCGACTGGTGCCTGGACCAAATCATGCCAGCCAACCCGGCCTACCTCATGGCGTTGCCGACCAAGATCGATCCCATGCTCGGGTACCTGACCACTGGCTACCAGGATCACGTTCGTATTCGCGAAAAGTTTGGCTACCGCATCAACGACGCGATGTGGCAGTTCTTCCAGCAATTGGGGGTCGTCGATCGCCAAGGGAATCCCACGGAGCACTTTGGCGACCCGCTATGGGTATATCAGCAATACTGCCGCAGGAAGAACGACGAGCGACCAGCTGCTGAAATCATTGCCGAAGGTCGGCAGAAGCTAGCAGAAATTCGCCGCCGAGGTGTGTTTGTCGCGGAAGGCTATGGAGAGAAACCTTCGCAGCTGGCGCCTGAACTGAAGGCAAATATTCATCGCATCTACGACGACGCGAAGCAAAGCATCTGGGCTGAGTTCGATCAGAAGTTTGTCGAGTCGGTTCCCGACGTGCTACCACTCGCGACTCAGTCGGCCGACCGAACCGACTACATTTTGCACCCCACCTCCGGCGAGCAACTGAGCGAACCTGCGCTGACTGCTATCGAAACATTGCGTGATAAGCATGCGGGCGAGGTTGATGTGCAGATCATCGTATCCGATGGACTCAACGCCCTGGCCATCATGGAATCGGATCAGCTAGCACTATTCCTCTCGCAGCTTCGCCAGCAACTCCGCAAGCAAGGCCGAAAACTTGCCGCGCAGCAGGTGCTTGTCCACTCGGGGCGGGTGCGGGCGGGATATCGGATCGGCGAGACCCTGTTCGGCCAACTCCCCGGAAATCGCGCCATCCTGCACGTGATCGGCGAACGCCCTGGCACCGGACATCGCACGTTTTCTACCTACATTACCGCAGCCGCAGGCAGCGTTTGGGGAGAGCCCAACGCAGTCGATCACAACATCACCAAAGTGGTCTCGGGCATTGCGAAAACTGCGTTGGAGCCAAAGAAAGCAGCCAACGATGTCGCTCGATTGTTGGCTGGCATGATTTAGCAGAAGCCGAAATCGCCTATAGCTGTTTAAGCTGGTCGCGCGAGAAGCACGCCCGCTTCGCGAACGCTACCATTCTTCTTCGATCGAACCAACGATCTGCTGGGCGAGTCGCTCGATAGCTATTTGTTGGCTGGAAGCAACCGTTTGGCCCACGGCTGGCACCATCAACGAGGTATCGCCCACCTGACCAAGCTCCGCTGGCATGTCGATGTACGTGGGAGTGGCCATCGGTGCCTGCATGGCGAATCCCGCTCGGCGGCGGTTTACGTAGACCACCTCGGCTTGCAGCCGATTCTCGGCCAATCGCGTCGCGTCGAAGGCGTCCTCCACCAGAGTACGGCGGATATCAGAGTTCAGCTTGATCGAAAGCACCGCATCGGCCGACGGATCACTCACCACTCGGTAGGGGGTTTTGAGTTGCACTTCGTTGATCACCGCCTCGGTGAGTCGCTCGCC containing:
- the folP gene encoding dihydropteroate synthase; this translates as MTNPFEPASFPVHPIEPRATSWRLRTRTLEFKSLPMWMGIVNVTPDSFSDGGRYATTDEAVEHALQLADEGADILDIGGESTRPYSEVVGEQEELDRVVPVVEKLISQTDVPISVDTSKSKVARAAMAAGAEIINDITGLEGDPEMINVVVETEAGVCAMHMQGTPQTMQDNPQYDDLIGEIRNYLATRRHVLLSAGVDLERICLDPGIGFGKTHEHNLTLAAHCGDFHSLGCPLLVGHSRKGFLAKIVGDSQADRSAATVGVALALARQGVQVIRVHEVRPAREAVLAFAAVGGLA
- a CDS encoding PQQ-dependent sugar dehydrogenase — translated: MATGLDRPIYVTHAPNDPERLFVVERGGDIKILNLDDHSINTTEFATVTGINGSGEGGLLGMAFHPDYDSNGKFYVYLTGSSSNSGTNFNSLVREYTVSSENPDVASTDYTTVIEWQQPATNHNGGWIGFSPEDGYLYVMSGDGGGSNDTGSGHTSGTGNAQDITDNLLGKVLRIDVDGTNAGNYGIPDDNPFVDITGDDEIWAYGVRNPWRSSFDRQTGDLWIGDVGQSFREEVDFQSADSTGGENYGWRLREGTSATPSGGVGGNRPPGNVDPVYEYAHGSGEFEGNSLVGGYVYRGADTSVQGKYLFGDSVSDNVWMFDPSDPTGTVENILDQLTPDVGSVNGLVSFGEDAMGNLYLVDIASSLFNQTLGTGEIFRVVTDTPLPGDYNHDGTVNLADYTVWRDNLGASGLAPFVPGDGNGDGQVSSADYELWKQQFGAVQPADSPVAVPEPVAAKVAIFSLFAVGWLVVSSAPRRRLQPDRA
- the eutB gene encoding ethanolamine ammonia-lyase subunit EutB, which produces MLTLTTGIAPPVQGEDLFAYMQRTEGEFDQQLYAKLLGAANDYKEGDEIVGVAAADEASRSHARQLLARTKLADLDSHAIHHDDLSDYIASVVDSANRPTSQTLTVGQLKSFLLSADEQAIKQASKGLSSVAIAAVVKLMSNDELIQVGRKVFNPLPGSNIGARGYLSARVQPNSPTDHIDDIAWQVFDAWSYGVGDLLLGTNPVSSEAKSVAAVELTLQDLLKTFGIDSLMPHCVLSHIDVQAEVEQHWPGSTELWFQSIAGSDAANATFDISIEKMRQHARSRTGRFGMYFETGQGADFTNGHSHGFDMVIHESRKYGFARALSHDVATARAKAGVPDTAWVHLNDVAGFIGPEVFRSREQLVRCCLEDIVMGKLHGLCIGLDVCSTLHMDVSLDDLDWCLDQIMPANPAYLMALPTKIDPMLGYLTTGYQDHVRIREKFGYRINDAMWQFFQQLGVVDRQGNPTEHFGDPLWVYQQYCRRKNDERPAAEIIAEGRQKLAEIRRRGVFVAEGYGEKPSQLAPELKANIHRIYDDAKQSIWAEFDQKFVESVPDVLPLATQSADRTDYILHPTSGEQLSEPALTAIETLRDKHAGEVDVQIIVSDGLNALAIMESDQLALFLSQLRQQLRKQGRKLAAQQVLVHSGRVRAGYRIGETLFGQLPGNRAILHVIGERPGTGHRTFSTYITAAAGSVWGEPNAVDHNITKVVSGIAKTALEPKKAANDVARLLAGMI
- the lptE gene encoding LPS assembly lipoprotein LptE, whose protein sequence is MNYRHLLLLVVGLIAASGCANYRMGNESLYAPDIQTIYVPMIESDSYRRDLGERLTEAVINEVQLKTPYRVVSDPSADAVLSIKLNSDIRRTLVEDAFDATRLAENRLQAEVVYVNRRRAGFAMQAPMATPTYIDMPAELGQVGDTSLMVPAVGQTVASSQQIAIERLAQQIVGSIEEEW